The Lichenihabitans psoromatis genomic interval ATGGCCACGACATGAAGGATCCACTGCTCTCGCCCGTCAATGCCGACATGAGCGGCTTCCCGCCCGCGATCCTGACCACGGGGACGCGCGATCAGTTGCTCAGCAACACCGTGCGGGTCCATCGCAAGCTGCGCCGCGCCGGCGTCGAGGCGGACCTCAACGTCTATGAGGGCGAGTCCCACGCGCAATATCAGTTCGACGACCGCGTGCCCGAGACCAAGGAAGCCTTCGGGGACATCACGGCCTTTTTCGGCAAGCATCTCGGACATTGACGAACGGCGGGTGCGCCGACTTTGGCGCGCCCGCGATATCTCTCATCTTCAGGGTGCCCCATGCTGCGCTTCTCCGCCAATCTCGGTTTTCTCTGGCCAGACCGGCCGTTGCTCGACCGGATCGACGCGGCGGCCCGGGCCGGTTTTAAGGCGATCGAGTTGCATTGGCCCTATGATGTGCCGGCGCGCGACGTGAAAGCCCGCTGCCTCGAGCACGGGCTGGTCTTGCTCGGCATCAACACGGTTCGAGGCAACGTCGCCGCGGGCGAGAACGGGCTCGGCGCACTTGCGGGTCGCGAAACCGAGTTCCAGGCCTCGGTGGATCAATCGATCGCCTATGTGGTCGAAGCGGGCGGCACCGCAATCCATTGCATGGCCGGGGTGGTCCCGCCGGACCAGCGCGCAGCGGCGCGCGACGTCTTCATCGCCAATCTGCGCGCTGCCTCCGCCAAAGCCGAGCCGCACGGCGTGACATTGCTGCTGGAGCCGCTCAATCCGCGCGATGCGCCCGGCTATTTCTATTCCACCGCCGCCGCGGGGGCCGCGATCATCGAGGCGACCGGCCGCGCCAACATCAAGCTGATGTTCGATTGCTATCATGTTGGGTCGAACGAGGGCGACGTGCTCGGCAATCTGGAGCGCTTCCTCCCGGTCATCGGTCATGTGCAGATCGCGGCGGTGCCAAGCCGGGCCGAACCCGACCTGGGCGATCTCGACTATCGCGACGTCTTCGCGGCCCTCAATCGCTTGCCTTATGCAGGGTGGACCGGCGCAGAATACAAGCCCGCCGCCGATACCGATGCGGGGTTGGGCTGGCCACAGGCACTCGGCGTCTCGCTCGGCCAGACCGCCTGAGCATCGCACCTGATCGAGGAGATGAACGATGCTTCTGGGCTGTATTGCGGATGACCTGACCGGCGCGACGGACCTGTCGCTCACGCTGACGCAGGAAGGGCTCCGCACCGTCCAATGCACCGGCCTGCCGTCCCCGGCCCTCAACCTCACCGGCATCGACGCGCTGGTGATCGCCCTCAAGTCGCGCTCCATCCCGGCCGCCGACGCGGTGTCGCAATCGGTAGCGGCCGCGCAAAGCCTGCGCGCCCTCGAGGCGCGTCAGCTTCTCTTTAAATATTGCTCGACCTTCGATTCGACCGACGAGGGCAATATCGGACCTGTCGCCGAGGCGCTGCTGGCGTTCGTCGGCGGCGGCCAGACGATCGCCTGCCCGGCCTTTCCACGCGCCGGACGCACCATCTATGCGGGACAGCTTTTTGTGAACGGCGTGCCGCTCAGCGAAAGCCCGATGAAAGACCATCCGCTCAATCCCATGCATGACAGCGACCTTCGGCGCGTGCTCGGCCGCCAGTCCCGGCAAGCCGTCGGACTGATCGGCTTTTCCGATGTCGCGGCGGGACCGGACGGCATCGCCAAAGCGCTGGCTCGCGAAGCGCGCGAGGGGCGTCCACTGTCGATCGTCGACGCGCTGACGGACCAGCATCTGCGGGACATCGGGGCCGCGATTGTCAACCTGCCTCTCGTGACCGGCGGATCGGGCATCGCCATGGGGCTGCCGGCGGCCTATCTGGCGGCCGGTCTCATCGACACGCTGACACCGCCACCGCGCACCATGGCGGCGCCGGCGGGGCGGGCCGCGATCCTGGCCGGCTCTTGCTCGGCCGCGACGCGGGGACAGGTCGCGGCTGCGGTCGAGGCCGGCGTTCCGACGTTCCGGCTGGATGCCGGGCAATTGGCGGATGGGCATCAGTCGGTGACCCATGTGCTCGACTGGGTGGACCAGCAGGCCGGCCCCCAACCGATTCTGATCTATTCGAGCGCCGACCCCGACGTCGTTCGCGACACTCAGGCGCGGCTCGGACGCGACGCCGCCGGCGCCCTGGTCGAACATGCCATCGCCGACATCGCCCTCGGCCTGCAGCAGCGCGGCTTCACGCGGCTGCTCGTCGCGGGCGGCGAGACCTCGGGCGCTGTGGTCCAGGCACTCGGCGCACAAGCTTTGGCGATCGGTCCAGAGATCGACCCCGGCGTGCCATGGACCCGGACGCTCGATGGTGTCCCGATGGCGCTGGCGCTCAAATCAGGAAATTTCGGCACACCGGATTTCTTCCTCAAGGCCTGGAGCAGCTTGACATGAGCGACGCGGCGCTGCGCGAACGCATCTGCACGGTCGGCGCTTCACTGTTTCGGCGTGGCCTGACCTTTGGCTCCACCGGCAACATTTCGGTGCGACATCCGGACGGCGGCTGGCTGATGACGCCGACCAATGCGTCGCTCGGCGAACTCGATCCCGCGCGCCTATCGCGGCTCGATGAGGCAGGAACGCTGATCGGCGGCGACAAGCCCACCAAGGAAGCCTTTCTGCACCGGGTCATGTATGCGCGGCGGCACCAGGCCGAGGCGGTCGTGCATCTCCATTCGACCCATTCGGTCGCGGTGTCGTGCCTGCACGGGCTCGATCCGTGCAATTGCCTGCCGCCGTTGACGGCCTATTACGTCATGCGGGTGGGACGGTTGCCGATCGTCCCCTATTGTCCGCCGGGCGACGAGAGCCTCGCCTGGGAGGTCGACAAATTGGCCGGCGAGCATCACGCCGTGCTGCTGGCGAACCATGGCCCCGTCGTGGCCGGCACCAGCCTCGACAATGCCGTCTACGCAACCGAAGAACTCGAAGAGACGGCGCGGCTGTTCCTGCTGCTTCGCAACCAGCCAATCAATCCCCTCACGCCCGAGCAGGTCGAGGATCTGCGGGCGCGCCTCGGCCTGTGGTAGCCAACGCGCCCTGCCCTTTACCGGACCGTCGGGAAGAACCGGTTCTCGGGGCGCGGTAGGCCAAGGTTCTCGCGTAAGGTTTTGCCTTCATATTCACGCCGAAACAGGCCGCGCCGCTGCAACTCGGGCACGACGAGATCGACAAAATCGTCGAGGCCGCTCGGTACCGAGGGAAACATGATGTTGAACCCATCGCATCCCTCGCCGTCGAGCCATTCCTGCATCCGATCCGCGATGCTGGCGGGCGTTCCGACAATCTCGTAGCCGCCATAGCCGCCTACGAATTGCGCCAATTGCCGAACCGTCAGGTTCTGATCGCGGGCGAGATCGACGAGCTTCTGCCGGCCGCTCTTGCTGGCGTTGCTGTCGGGAATCTCGGGCAACGGGCCGTCGAGATCGAAGCCGGACACATCGGTGCCGAGCCGCATCGACAGGTTCGGCAAGCCGCTGTCCTCATGCACGAGGCTGTCGAGCAGCGCCTTCTTGGCCCGTGCCTCCTCCATGGTGGCCCCGACGACCACCAGAACGCCGGGCAGGACTTTGAGATGATCGGGGTCGCGGCCGATTGCCGTCATCCGGCTTTTCACGTCGGCGTAGAAGCTCTTCGCCTCGGCGAGGGTGAGCGACACGCTGAAGATCACTTCGGCGGTTTCGGCAGCGATCTGCCGCCCGGCTTCGGACGCGCCGGCCTGCACGATGACGGGCCAGCCCTGGACGGGCCGCGCCACGTTCAGCGGCCCGCGGACCGTCAGAAACTCGCCCGTGTGATTGAGCACATGCAGCTTCTCCGGATCGAAGAAGATGCCGCTTTCGGTGTCGCGGATGAAGGCGTCGTCAGCCCAGCTATCCCACAAGCCGGTCACGACATCGTAGAATTCGCGCGCCCGCCGATAGCGCGTGGCATGTTCGACATGCTCCTCGAGCCCGAAATTCATAGCTTCGTGCGGGTTGCCGGAGGTGACGAGGTTCCACCCGGCCCGGCCATCGCTGATATGGTCCAGCGAGGCGAATTTGCGGGCAATGTGATAGGGCTCGTTATAGGTCGTCGAGGCCGTGGCAATGAGGCCGATATGATCGGTGACGGCGGCGAGCGCCGGCAGCAGCGTCAGCGGATCGAGCGACGCCACCGTGCCGCTCCGGCGCAATGCCGCCATCGGCATGTTCAGAACCGCCAGATGATCGGCCATGAAGAAGGCGTCGAACCGGCCGCGCTCCAACGTCTGTGCGAACCGCTTCAGATGTTTGAAGTTGCTATTGGCGTCCGGAAAAGCCCCCGGATAGCGCCACCACGCCGTGTGGATGCCGACCGGGCGCATGAAGGCGCCGAGCCTGAGTTGCTTCTGCAGGGTCATGGGACAAGACCTTCGATCAGGGCTAGCCGTTGAGGCATATCGGGCGAGTAGACGGCTCGCCGGAGACGCAAGTCAACGGCGGTCCGCGTCGCATCGGCACCGCGATCTCCAACGCCGGCGGCCAGACCGCTCAGTCCCGCCCGATGCTCCGCCGAAGCAATCCGGCCAACGCTTTGCCCATATCGGCCTGCAGCGGCAGATTGTCATTCGGACTTCGATAGAGGGCAACGACCATGTCGCGCCGCTGTGCTTCGGGAAGGCTCAGGCTGACGAGCAGATCCCGACCTCGGCTGAAGGAGACATGCCCCCCGACGGTTTGCAGACCGTCGAGCACGAGATCCACCGCCGTCCCGATCGTCAGGTCACGATGCTCCTGAGCGAGGCTGAGGCTGGCATCGACCGTCGAAAGGCGGTGAACCGAACAGGGAAGAAGGAGCCCCGTTTCGGTTCGCAATTGTCCGACATGATCGGTCTGGAACAGTTCCTCGCGATGCAGGCGAGGTTTTTCGAAACAGACGATACAGGCGACGCCGGCCAGCAAAGACGATATGCCCGCCCAAACCAGATTGAGGATATCGACAGGCGTCGCCTCCGTCGGGGCGTTCGGCCCGATCAACGCCCAGATGATGGCGCCGACCGACACCGCGCAGAGACCGCCGAAAATCCGCAACATGTCCCACCGCACGATCGTGCGGGAGCGGTCACCCCCCTTGTCGGTCACCTTGAAGGGGCGACCGAACGGGCGATACAGGCAAGTGATCAGCGTCCAGGTGACCGCCACGGCCGTGACCATGTGGGTCACCTCCATGAAGATCGGCAGGGTCCGCCGACGCGACACCCAACCGCTATAGGCGTAGAAGGCCAGCAGCGCCGGGACCGCATGGCCGAGAAAATCGACGTAGTCGGCCTCGAAGGCCGGAATGCCGAAAAACCAGTAGACGGCCGGTGCCAACAGCATCAGCACGATGAACGGCTTGCACAACCAGTTCAGAACGCCGTGCAGGTAATGGAGCCGCTGCACCATCGTGAAATTCGCGCCGCGAAACGGACCATTGCGGAGCAACGCGACCTGAATCGTGCCGAGGCACCACCGCGCCCTCTGTGTGATATATTCGGGCAAGCCCTCGGCCGCGAGGCCAACGCTGAGGCGCTCGTTCAGCCAGCGCGTGACGTAGCCGTGGCTCATCATCGTATAGGTGAGATTGATGTCCTCCGACACGGCTTCATGCGGGAAACCGCCGATCTCGTTCAGCCGGTCGCGGCGGACCAGAAATGTCGTGCCGAC includes:
- a CDS encoding glycosyltransferase family 2 protein; amino-acid sequence: MVDASPDAATVLMTDLGVLCGCIALSKLLDPVRAVDRAIFGGLTAILIVAYTAWRLFDTIPGFEFGFGAIWQRFYFVFEAIAILYTLMSIVILLRHTDHSATADVAEAEIDAANSWPPVDVFICTYNEPVDVLEKSVLLSRALDYPDVRIWVLDDTRRPWLREYCNELGVNYLTRSSNEWAKAGNLNNGLRLTAGPRAAPLILVLDADFAPHSNLLKRTVGLFRDPKIAVVQTPQLYFNADPIQHNLMASKAWIDDQRIFFDVFQPAKDAWGAAFCVGTTFLVRRDRLNEIGGFPHEAVSEDINLTYTMMSHGYVTRWLNERLSVGLAAEGLPEYITQRARWCLGTIQVALLRNGPFRGANFTMVQRLHYLHGVLNWLCKPFIVLMLLAPAVYWFFGIPAFEADYVDFLGHAVPALLAFYAYSGWVSRRRTLPIFMEVTHMVTAVAVTWTLITCLYRPFGRPFKVTDKGGDRSRTIVRWDMLRIFGGLCAVSVGAIIWALIGPNAPTEATPVDILNLVWAGISSLLAGVACIVCFEKPRLHREELFQTDHVGQLRTETGLLLPCSVHRLSTVDASLSLAQEHRDLTIGTAVDLVLDGLQTVGGHVSFSRGRDLLVSLSLPEAQRRDMVVALYRSPNDNLPLQADMGKALAGLLRRSIGRD
- the otnC gene encoding 3-oxo-tetronate 4-phosphate decarboxylase, producing the protein MSDAALRERICTVGASLFRRGLTFGSTGNISVRHPDGGWLMTPTNASLGELDPARLSRLDEAGTLIGGDKPTKEAFLHRVMYARRHQAEAVVHLHSTHSVAVSCLHGLDPCNCLPPLTAYYVMRVGRLPIVPYCPPGDESLAWEVDKLAGEHHAVLLANHGPVVAGTSLDNAVYATEELEETARLFLLLRNQPINPLTPEQVEDLRARLGLW
- a CDS encoding hydroxypyruvate isomerase family protein, whose amino-acid sequence is MLRFSANLGFLWPDRPLLDRIDAAARAGFKAIELHWPYDVPARDVKARCLEHGLVLLGINTVRGNVAAGENGLGALAGRETEFQASVDQSIAYVVEAGGTAIHCMAGVVPPDQRAAARDVFIANLRAASAKAEPHGVTLLLEPLNPRDAPGYFYSTAAAGAAIIEATGRANIKLMFDCYHVGSNEGDVLGNLERFLPVIGHVQIAAVPSRAEPDLGDLDYRDVFAALNRLPYAGWTGAEYKPAADTDAGLGWPQALGVSLGQTA
- a CDS encoding LLM class flavin-dependent oxidoreductase yields the protein MTLQKQLRLGAFMRPVGIHTAWWRYPGAFPDANSNFKHLKRFAQTLERGRFDAFFMADHLAVLNMPMAALRRSGTVASLDPLTLLPALAAVTDHIGLIATASTTYNEPYHIARKFASLDHISDGRAGWNLVTSGNPHEAMNFGLEEHVEHATRYRRAREFYDVVTGLWDSWADDAFIRDTESGIFFDPEKLHVLNHTGEFLTVRGPLNVARPVQGWPVIVQAGASEAGRQIAAETAEVIFSVSLTLAEAKSFYADVKSRMTAIGRDPDHLKVLPGVLVVVGATMEEARAKKALLDSLVHEDSGLPNLSMRLGTDVSGFDLDGPLPEIPDSNASKSGRQKLVDLARDQNLTVRQLAQFVGGYGGYEIVGTPASIADRMQEWLDGEGCDGFNIMFPSVPSGLDDFVDLVVPELQRRGLFRREYEGKTLRENLGLPRPENRFFPTVR
- the otnK gene encoding 3-oxo-tetronate kinase, which codes for MLLGCIADDLTGATDLSLTLTQEGLRTVQCTGLPSPALNLTGIDALVIALKSRSIPAADAVSQSVAAAQSLRALEARQLLFKYCSTFDSTDEGNIGPVAEALLAFVGGGQTIACPAFPRAGRTIYAGQLFVNGVPLSESPMKDHPLNPMHDSDLRRVLGRQSRQAVGLIGFSDVAAGPDGIAKALAREAREGRPLSIVDALTDQHLRDIGAAIVNLPLVTGGSGIAMGLPAAYLAAGLIDTLTPPPRTMAAPAGRAAILAGSCSAATRGQVAAAVEAGVPTFRLDAGQLADGHQSVTHVLDWVDQQAGPQPILIYSSADPDVVRDTQARLGRDAAGALVEHAIADIALGLQQRGFTRLLVAGGETSGAVVQALGAQALAIGPEIDPGVPWTRTLDGVPMALALKSGNFGTPDFFLKAWSSLT